CGTGCGGCCACGCCTTCTGCTCGGGCTGCGTCGTCCGGTACGTCGCGGCTAAGCTGGGCGAGAACGTGCCTCGCGTCAAATGCCCCGACCCCGGCTGCGAGGAGGGCGCCGTCGAGCCGGAGAGCTGCTTCGGCGTCATCTCCTCGGACCTGCTCGACAAGTGGGGTTTCCTGCTGTGCGAGTCCGCGCTCGGCGCCAAAAGAGTGTACTGTCCCTACAGAGAATGCTCGGCGCCCCTTCTCGCCGACGctgaggccggcgcggcggcgatcGCGGAGGCCGAGTGCCCGCACTGCCACCGGCTGTTCTGCGCCCGGTGCGCGGCGCCGTGGCACGCCGACGTCGGGTGCAGGGAGTTTCAGGAGCTCGGGCAGGACGAGCGCGGCCGGGAGGACCTCTTGCTGAGGCGGCTCGCCGGACGGCAGAGGTGGCAGCGGTGTCCCAAGTGCAAGATGTACGTGGAGAAATCGGAAGGATGCAACTACATCAAATGCAGGTACGGATCAGATTAGAACTCCTGACGAATCGCCTGTTGCTATGCTTGACAAATGGAAATTATTACGGTCCGATTATCAAGTTAATCCGTAAATGTGAAATGATTTGTGGCATCCTTGTTTGATTTATTGTAGGTGTGGATACAGCTTCTGCTACAGATGTGCATTCAAGGTGTCCGCGCGAACCCATTTCTGCAACAAGTGCAAGCGCTAACGATTTGCTTGCTTATGCATCCAAGTTCCAAGGCGGCTTTCACCAAGGCACACATACTGAGCTCTATTTATTAACCAGCTACTAATGCATCGCTTCACCTTGGTCATGTTTATCTCAATCGCAAGATGGAAATCTAGGCATGATATAGATACCTTACTTAATCAGGTTTTACAGAACTGTACTTAATCAGGTTTTACCGAACTACGAACATAATCTTCTTCACTCGATTCAGCTTTCAGTTG
This region of Triticum aestivum cultivar Chinese Spring chromosome 2D, IWGSC CS RefSeq v2.1, whole genome shotgun sequence genomic DNA includes:
- the LOC123049034 gene encoding probable E3 ubiquitin-protein ligase RNF144A-B, which translates into the protein MPSAVPSAALLLLVVLSAEGQPFKGLVPKNGSVVLVGSNVTATAGAAAMCYQTSAVEEKAKQNKAALDVAPLAVCLDDDLLLPGELLLNGAGSVPSARQSAPTPGASPADADKKGLSGRAKAWCFWALAVAATAVVFVVRPETFLVSRIGPISTDDDVPVVDGDGELFDCAICMETVPGVRKFSVSSCGHAFCSGCVVRYVAAKLGENVPRVKCPDPGCEEGAVEPESCFGVISSDLLDKWGFLLCESALGAKRVYCPYRECSAPLLADAEAGAAAIAEAECPHCHRLFCARCAAPWHADVGCREFQELGQDERGREDLLLRRLAGRQRWQRCPKCKMYVEKSEGCNYIKCRCGYSFCYRCAFKVSARTHFCNKCKR